The following nucleotide sequence is from Rubrobacter radiotolerans DSM 5868.
GACGGAATCCCCCGAGGCGTCCGCCACCGAGGCCGCAAGGTAGAGGACCTCGACCTCGGCCTCCGCCTCCGAGACCGGCGTTACGCGCAGCGCGGCCGTCAGGTCGGTCGCGCCCTCCGCGTCCGAGACGGGCCCCGAGAAGCCGCTCTCGGCGCTCACGCTCACCCGGTAGACCGCCGGGGCGTCGGGGGTCCAGCCGAGCTCGACGCTCCGCTCCTCACCCGCACAGGCCGCCGGAAAGAGGAGCAGAAGGAGGAGCGCGGCAAAAGAGAGGGGGAGCCGGATAGAAGGGAGCCGGGTGGGGCGGGACGTCACAGCCCGGCCCGTTCCGCCTCCTCAAGGAGTTCGCCCCAGTCCGAGTAGAGCGCTTCGAGCGTCCCCTTCAACTGGCGGTGCTCAAGGACGACCTCGCGCGACTTTCTGCCGTCGGAGTAGAGCTCGGAGGAGGCAAGCTCCTTCTCCAGACGGCTCACGCGGCGTTCGGTGGCGTCTATTTCGCCCTCAACGGCGACGAGGCGGCTCGCAAGGATGCTCTGCTCCTTGCTCTGACCGGGCCTGACGCGCTGGCGCGGGCGCCGCCGGCCGCCGTTCTTCGCTGCGACCTCGTCGAGGCGGCGGTGCGAGCGGTAGTACTCAAAGCCCCCCGGGAAGTCCGTGAGGCGCTTGTTTTCAAGCTCGACGACGCGGGTTGCGATCTTCTTCAAGAAGTACCGGTCGTGCGAGATAAAGAACATCGTGCCCGGGTACCTGAGGAGCGCGTCCTCAAGCGCCTCGCGGGCCGGGATGTCGAGGTTGTTCGTCGGCTCGTCGAGAAGCAGGAGGTTCGCCTCGCCGGCGACGATCTCCGCGAGCGACAGGCGGCTCCGCTCGCCGCCCGAGAGCGACTTCACCTTCTTGAAGACGTCGTTTCCGGAGAACAGGAACGCCCCGAGAAGGTCGCGCGCGTCCGCCGGGTCGAGGCCGGTCTTGTCGCGAACCTCGTCGAGAAGGGTCTTCTCGTCGGAGAGGCGGGCGAGCTGCTGGTCCTGGTAGGCCGCAGTAACGTTGTGCCCGAGCCGGACGGTGCCGCGCCCGGGACGCTCCTCGCCGACGATGAGGCGCATGATCGTGGACTTCCCCGTCCCGTTCGGCCCGAGCAGCGCGACCCGCTCCCCGCGTTCGACGACGAGGTCGAGGCGATCGAGCAGGGGCTCCGTCGCAGCATCGCCGTAGGAGAACCGGACGTCTTCGAGCTCCAGAACGACCCTCCCGGCGCGCGCGACGTCGCCTCCGAGGTCGAGCTTCATGCGTTTGTCGCGGCTCCCGGGGGCCTCTATCTTCTCCATCCGGTCGAGGAGCTTCTGCTTGCTCTTCGCCTGACGGGCCTTTGTGTTCTTTGCCCGGTACTTGGTTATGAAGCGCTCCAACTGTTCCCGGCGCTCGGCGTTCGCCTTGGCCCGGCGCGCAAGGAGCTCGTCGCGGGCGGCCTTCCCCTCGACGTACTTTGTGTAGTTGCCCGGAAAGCGCGTTATCTTCCCCTCGTCGAGCTCCAGAATAGCCTCGGCGGTGTTGTCGAGGAAGTAGCGGTCGTGCGAGACGGTCAGGACGGCGCTCTTCGTGTTTCTCACGAGGTCTTCAAGCCACTCGATGGCGCGCAGGTCGAGGTGGTTTGTCGGCTCGTCGAGGAGGATCAGGTCCGGCTCCTCAAGAAGGAGCTTTGCAAGGGCGACCCGGCTCTGCTCCCCGCCGGAGAACGACCCGACCGGACGACCCCACTCCTCCGGGGCGAAGCCGAGCCCGCTGAGCGCCGAGGCCGCCCGCGCCCGGTAGGTGTAGCCTCCGTCGCGCTCGAACTCGGCCTGCATCCGGCCGTAGCGGTCTATAAGGGCGGGGGAGGGGTCTTCGGCGAGCCGTCCTTCGAGCTCTTTCAGCTCCCGCTCGCGCTCCATGAGCCCCGAGAACGCCGAAGAGATCTCCTCCTGCACCGAGACGCGGCTCCCGGCGTACAGGCTCTGGTCCGTAAGCCCGACGCGCGCGCCGTTCACGCGCTCGACCGTGCCCGAGTCCGGCTCGGTCCTCCCGGCGAGCAGGTCCACGAGCGTGGTCTTTCCCGCGCCGTTCTTGCCAACGAGCCCGACCTTCTCGCCGCGCTCGATGTCGAGGGTCGCGCCGGAGAGGACCTTCACGGTCCCGCCGT
It contains:
- a CDS encoding ABC-F family ATP-binding cassette domain-containing protein, with amino-acid sequence MKAIIASNLVKYHGGTVKVLSGATLDIERGEKVGLVGKNGAGKTTLVDLLAGRTEPDSGTVERVNGARVGLTDQSLYAGSRVSVQEEISSAFSGLMERERELKELEGRLAEDPSPALIDRYGRMQAEFERDGGYTYRARAASALSGLGFAPEEWGRPVGSFSGGEQSRVALAKLLLEEPDLILLDEPTNHLDLRAIEWLEDLVRNTKSAVLTVSHDRYFLDNTAEAILELDEGKITRFPGNYTKYVEGKAARDELLARRAKANAERREQLERFITKYRAKNTKARQAKSKQKLLDRMEKIEAPGSRDKRMKLDLGGDVARAGRVVLELEDVRFSYGDAATEPLLDRLDLVVERGERVALLGPNGTGKSTIMRLIVGEERPGRGTVRLGHNVTAAYQDQQLARLSDEKTLLDEVRDKTGLDPADARDLLGAFLFSGNDVFKKVKSLSGGERSRLSLAEIVAGEANLLLLDEPTNNLDIPAREALEDALLRYPGTMFFISHDRYFLKKIATRVVELENKRLTDFPGGFEYYRSHRRLDEVAAKNGGRRRPRQRVRPGQSKEQSILASRLVAVEGEIDATERRVSRLEKELASSELYSDGRKSREVVLEHRQLKGTLEALYSDWGELLEEAERAGL